In a single window of the Debaryomyces hansenii CBS767 chromosome A complete sequence genome:
- a CDS encoding DEHA2A02134p (similar to CA3941|IPF4754 Candida albicans) has protein sequence MPPKKSKNDSKVLKTDSKLLKKFKFPDNFNNLSINYSKQFFKPQPETLISDQIIIVEKFFSNELCNELIKSFESSPDLKMETTPLIKSKDYAARFNDRGFSVDFDASRNLWSYLQKILLRDVEYEDDDDNDVKSIFNDAIALNSQLRIYRYRKGHHFGQHYDESVICPLTEDKNNQKGITKWTLLIYLTGDDEFKGGGTIFYPDYSSAKHLNVHPSKGMALLHKHGDDCLRHEAELVEDGVKWVLRSDVVYPS, from the coding sequence ATGCCACCTAAAAAATCTAAAAATGATTCCAAAGTGTTAAAGACTGATTCTAAactattgaagaaattcaagtttcctgataatttcaataatttgcTGATTAATTATTCTAAACAATTCTTTAAACCTCAACCAGAAACTTTAATCAGtgatcaaataataatagtggAAAAGTTTTTTAGTAATGAACTCTGCAATGAACTAATTAAGTCGTTTGAAAGCTCTCCTGACTTAAAAATGGAAACAACGCCGTTGATTAAAAGTAAAGACTACGCTGCAAGGTTTAATGACAGAGGTTTTAGTGTTGACTTTGATGCTTCAAGAAACTTGTGGTCATATCTACAAAAGATATTATTGCGAGACGTCGAATAcgaagatgatgacgaCAATGATGTGAAACTGATATTTAATGATGCAATAGCTTTAAATTCACAATTAAGAATATATAGGTATAGGAAGGGACACCATTTTGGACAGCACTATGATGAGTCGGTGATATGTCCCTTGacagaagataaaaataatcaaaaaggCATTACTAAATGGACATTGCTCATATATTTGACTGGTGATGATGAGTTTAAAGGCGGAGGTACAATTTTTTATCCTGATTACTCGAGTGCTAAGCACTTGAATGTTCATCCCAGTAAAGGAATGGCCTTGTTGCACAAACATGGTGACGACTGCTTAAGACACGAGGCAGAGCTTGTCGAGGATGGTGTTAAATGGGTTTTAAGAAGCGATGTTGTCTATCCATcataa
- a CDS encoding DEHA2A02156p (similar to uniprot|P34077 Saccharomyces cerevisiae YFR002w NIC96 nuclear pore protein), translating into MSFFGQCNGLSGSSGSSGTGGTNLATGGVNESLQMGNRSDAGAIPSSGNVSGTIPSSNAHTSSRLLQDLLESANNLPKPNNSDLGSIHLTLNGLKKKSNQLRKRNDNEGQNFTKAHYLLASSGVSAEEIENELNSIEVPVKPLESQTVSNAVNNNIDSYLNDKKDENILAAIEQSLVSASKDFNQFINENVSIDWKVRRDELRKSFGIGSPQKNTSHKVSKPTKSVTWNKSIPGNYNVLTPLSTNKSTSFLKNLTREKFENNAQIVYQLNEARLNNSFFPIALSFEELNKSYSDLKSRQISEAWKILIELTNEKTNKINQEQKFFETYQTADHTNSMKFRKQVIQRSKNYLEQQFYNYMDEIYTKDDKKKQFSTSINIDKVSYFIDRIIMKNNTGFVDQTLNVNGVPIWALIFYLLRSGLYNDALELASQNKDLFNKFDKNFPVYIKKFVENDCINLPMELNERLNAEFNQQFAFINDDLKGNFDPFKYSVYKLIGKCDLSKKKLPDEINLSIEDWLWFHLSIINEFSFDLNSSSLIFENYSLENLQKKVIQLGPKKFNSSSNNPLYLKTLIMVGLYELAVEYAFDSINECDAVHLAIGLCYYGLLKVSSFNNKDELIFINSSNEYEINFSRLLGSYTRFFKISDPMVACQYLILIAMSKGGDSKEEISKCHEALRELILISREFNMLLGELNQNNGNKIPGILEKQRSLINLSNLEQFQKQIIETSAIRCEEEGRIFDALLLYQLCQDFDTVVSLINKLLGETLSTTELDKPLINYGNYENINGEIQSENTIDNNIILLSQHIMKLFYNNSFILDRISPSKKETCDLLLPIIHIRDLFMNKNWNDVIIEINKLGLLPVNKSNGLIEIRKMAEFVHNTLDDTLIKVIPSLLIMVMTSVSQLNYSILTKRYQTSSNEREELSNLKTIAKNCMIYAGMVQYKMPRETYSLLISLESSL; encoded by the coding sequence ATGTCATTTTTTGGTCAATGTAATGGATTGAGTGGTTCGAGTGGTTCGAGTGGAACAGGAGGAACCAATCTAGCAACTGGAGGAGTCAATGAAAGCTTGCAAATGGGAAATAGAAGTGACGCTGGCGCTATACCTAGCAGCGGTAATGTTAGTGGTACAATCCCAAGTAGTAATGCTCATACATCGTCGAGATTATTGCAGGATTTATTAGAGTCCGCTAATAATTTACCCAAGCCAAATAATTCAGATTTAGGATCAATTCACTTGACATTGAATGggttgaagaaaaaatcGAACCAGCTAAGAAAGAggaatgataatgaaggaCAGAACTTCACCAAGGCACATTATTTATTGGCGTCGAGTGGGGTAAGCGCAGAAGAGATCGAGAACGAATTGAACTCGATTGAGGTGCCAGTGAAGCCACTTGAATCGCAGACTGTTTCGAATGcagttaataataatatcgaTAGCTACTTGAACGACAAGAAGGACGAGAATATTTTGGCGGCTATTGAGCAGTCTTTGGTATCGGCGTCGAAAGACTTCAATCAGttcatcaatgaaaatgTTTCCATCGACTGGAAAGTACGTCGAGACGAATTGAGAAAATCGTTTGGAATCGGCAGTCCTCAGAAAAACACATCGCATAAGGTGTCGAAACCCACCAAATCTGTAACATGGAACAAGTCCATCCCCGGTAATTATAATGTATTAACGCCATTATCGACCAATAAATCTACATCatttttaaagaatttgacGAGAGAAAAATTCGAGAACAATGCCCAGATTGtatatcaattgaatgaGGCTAGattaaataattcgttCTTTCCAATAGCTTTAagttttgaagaattgaataagtcATATTCAGATTTGAAGTCAAGACAAATTTCGGAGGCCTGGAAAATACTTATCGAGTTGACAAACGAAAAAACAAATAAGATTAATCAAGAACAAAAGTTTTTTGAAACGTACCAGACTGCTGATCATACCAATTCCATGAAATTTAGAAAGCAAGTCATACAAAGAAGTAAAAATTACTTGGAACAGCAGTTTTATAACTATATGGACGAAATCTACACTAAGGATGATAAAAAGAAGCAGTTCTCTACATCAATTAACATTGACAAGGtttcatattttattgatagAATCATCATGAAGAATAATACGGGATTTGTAGATCAAACCTTGAACGTTAATGGTGTTCCAATATGGGCATTGATATTCTACTTATTAAGAAGTGGTTTATATAATGATGCTCTAGAGTTGGCATCACAAAATAAAgatcttttcaataaatttgataagaaCTTCCCAGTTTACATAAAGAAgtttgttgaaaatgattgCATTAACTTACCTATGGAATTGAATGAAAGATTAAATGCTGAATTTAATCAACAGTTtgcatttattaatgatgacTTGAAGGGTAACTTCGATCCGTTCAAATATTCAGTATATAAACTTATTGGAAAATGTGACTTATcgaagaaaaaattgccagatgaaattaatttaagTATTGAGGATTGGCTTTGGTTTCACTTATCCATAATTAATGAGTTCAGCTTTGActtgaattcatcaagtttaatttttgaaaactatTCCTTGGAAAACTTACAAAAGAAAGTTATTCAATTAGGACCTAAGAAgttcaattcatcttcCAACAACCCTTTATACTTAaaaactttaataatgGTAGGGTTATACGAGTTGGCTGTGGAATATGCATTTGATCTGATAAACGAATGTGATGCTGTTCATTTAGCAATCGGATTGTGTTATTACGGATTATTGAAAGTTTCAagtttcaataataaagacGAGTtaattttcataaattcatcaaatgaaTACGAGATTAACTTCAGTAGATTGTTAGGTTCATACACgagatttttcaagatcaGTGACCCAATGGTTGCTTGCCAATATCTCATCTTGATTGCCATGTCAAAAGGTGGTGATTCaaaggaagaaatatcCAAATGTCATGAAGCTTTAAGAGAATTAATCTTGATTTCAAGAGAATTCAACATGTTGTTAGGTGAGTTGAACCAAAATAATGGGAACAAGATACCCGGGATTTTAGAGAAACAAAGatctttaattaatttatctaatttggaacaatttcaaaagcAAATCATCGAAACATCTGCTATTAGAtgtgaagaagaaggtagAATCTTTGatgcattattattataccaATTGTGCCAAGATTTTGATACGGTTGTTTCgttaatcaataaattattaggtGAAACGTTATCAACTACCGAATTAGATAAAccattaattaattatggtaattatgaaaatatcaatggCGAAATACAATCTGAAAATACtatagataataatattatattattatctcAACACATAATGAAGCTTTTCTACAATAACAGTTTTATTTTGGATAGAATCAGTCCTTCCAAAAAGGAAACTTGcgatttattattaccaATAATTCACATCAGAGACTTGTTTATGAATAAGAACTGGAATGACgtaataattgaaattaataaattaggATTATTACCTgttaataaatctaatgGTTTAATTGAAATCAGAAAAATGGCAGAATTTGTTCATAACACATTGGATGATACATTGATCAAAGTTATCCCATCTTTGTTGATAATGGTAATGACGTCCGTGTCgcaattgaattattctATCTTAACGAAGCGTTATCAAACCTCAAGTaatgaaagagaagaattgTCCAACTTAAAGACCATTGCAAAGAACTGTATGATTTATGCTGGTATGGTACAATATAAGATGCCAAGAGAAACATACAGTTTACTTATTTCCTTAGAATCACTGttgtaa
- a CDS encoding DEHA2A02112p (similar to uniprot|P22516 Saccharomyces cerevisiae YPL008w CHL1 Conserved nuclear protein required to establish sister-chromatid pairing during S-phase), which translates to MGNLEANDVGNNSRKYNHPFEPYDIQIQLMDAIYDAIDNYKIGLFESPTGTGKTLSLICSSMTWLREYKKNSTFRETEDSESEDEPEWVKQAYQKTIANRTKVRAQEYERLLDDLSENYDVSKVSVLPEKKVKRQKPEQEQDENFIPADYYSDSELDSKYENDKLTSEINELLSRVDGPKETVEPVNDCPVKIFFSSRTHSQLSQFSHQLNMTEFESSLDNIPERIKFSPLASRKQLCIHPKISKLSNVSSINDACIDLQQSSKNSCEYIPKLHNTQSEEIVKKFSDLSFTKIHDIEDLGKLGNKLKICPYYSVRKGIDVTEIIALPYQMLLQDSTRSALNLNIDDSIIIIDEAHNLLDVISSIYSVSITSNELSDITKSLKFYLNKFIKRLNSGNRINIMKLIKLCQVLEKFISSNSKDGKIKHGDEIITSDIFEGTTGDLVNIHKIEQFLNKSKIAYKIESYMQKLNDSESIKNRSNPLLFKITKFLKCLTNPSKEGKFFWDKTNDSVSINYMLLDPSEIFRDIVKRARCVLLCGGTMEPMNDYTNYLFPYIPPEQIKKFSCGHIIPQENLEVFPIGNYNDISFEFSFDKRNNSKMIIELGHAILNIIESTPDGIVIFFPSYKYLNVVMNVWRQNKIIESLTKVKAIFQEPEDSSKVEKVLNDYSSTNKSEKHSALLLSVVGGKMSEGINFSDELARGVIMIGLPFPNIFSAELIAKRKFIEESTIAKGGTKSQAMVNAKNFYENICMRAVNQSIGRSIRHKNDYSIIYLFDQRYGSDKIQDKLSGWVKQKLFTRGRCTDFNQVIKETQDFFRQKLLG; encoded by the coding sequence ATGGGAAATTTAGAAGCAAATGATGTCGGTAATAACTCGAGGAAATACAATCACCCGTTTGAACCGTATGATATCCAAATACAGTTGATGGATGCAATTTATGATgcaattgataattataAAATCGGGTTATTTGAGAGTCCAACTGGTACAGGTAAAACGTTGTCTTTAATCTGTTCGTCTATGACATGGTTACGTGAATACAAAAAGAATTCAACATTCAGGGAGACTGAAGACTCTGAGTCTGAAGACGAACCAGAATGGGTTAAGCAGGCATATCAAAAGACTATTGCAAATAGGACAAAAGTGCGGGCCCAGGAGTATGAGAGGTTGTTAGACGATTTACTGGAAAATTATGATGTTTCCAAAGTAAGTGTATTACCTGAGAAGAAGGTAAAGAGACAGAAGCCtgaacaagaacaagatgaaaatttcataCCTGCTGATTATTATAGTGATTCTGAGTTGGATTCGAAGTATGAAAACGATAAATTAACGTCCGAGATCAACGAACTATTATCCAGGGTAGATGGCCCCAAGGAAACGGTGGAGCCAGTAAATGACTGTCCTGTTAAGATTTTCTTTTCCTCGAGAACTCATTCCCAATTAAGCCAATTTTCtcatcaattgaatatgacggaatttgaatcatcaTTAGATAATATTCCAGAAAGAATAAAGTTCTCTCCTCTAGCATCAAGGAAGCAGTTATGTATACACCCCAAAATCTCGAAGCTTTCTAATGTTTCAAGTATTAATGATGCGTGCATCGATTTGCAACAAAGTTCAAAGAATAGCTGTGAGTATATTCCAAAACTTCACAATACCCAGTCTGAAGAGATAGTCAAGAAGTTTTCTGATCTCAGCTTCACAAAAATTcatgatattgaagactTGGGTAAATTGggtaataaattgaaaatatgcCCATATTACTCTGTAAGAAAAGGAATCGATGTTACTGAAATAATCGCGTTACCATATCAAATGCTACTTCAAGATTCAACTAGGCTGGCacttaatttgaatatagatGACtctataataattattgatgaagctCATAATTTGTTGGATGTGATTAGTTCTATATACTCGGTTTCTATTACCAGTAATGAACTATCGGATATCACGAAGtccttgaaattttatcttaataaattcattaaaagaTTGAATAGTGGGAATAGAATAAACATCATGAAACTTATCAAATTGTGTCAAGTTTTAGAAAAGTTCATCTCGTCCAATTCAAAGGATGGAAAGATTAAACATGGTGATGAGATTATAACAAgtgatatttttgaaggAACTACTGGGGACCTTGTAAATATTCACAAGATAGAGCAGTTCTTAAATAAATCCAAGATTGCTTATAAGATAGAGAGTTATATGCAAAAACTTAATGATTCAGAGTCCATAAAAAATAGATCGAACCCcctattattcaaaataaccaagtttttgaaatgtTTAACAAATCCTTCGAAAGAAGGTAAATTTTTCTGGGATAAGACGAATGATTCTGtttctattaattatatGTTATTGGACCCAAGCGAAATCTTTAGAGATATCGTGAAAAGGGCTAGATGTGTTTTGTTATGTGGGGGCACTATGGAACCTATGAATGATTACACTAATTATTTGTTTCCCTACATACCACCTgaacaaataaagaaatttagTTGTGGACATATCATACCCCAGGAAAATTTAGAGGTTTTCCCTATAGGTAATTACaatgatatttcatttgaatttctgTTTGACAAACGGAACAACAGTAAGATGATAATTGAACTAGGACATGCAATTTTGAACATCATAGAATCAACCCCTGATGGAATTGTTATATTCTTTCCAAGTTATAAATATCTTAATGTTGTAATGAATGTATGGAGGCAAAATAAGATAATTGAATCTTTAACCAAAGTAAAAgcaatatttcaagaacCTGAGGACTCGTCCAAAGTTGAGAAAGTTCTCAATGACTATTCAAGTACCAATAAATCTGAAAAACACAGCGCCTTGTTGCTTTCAGTAGTAGGTGGAAAAATGTCGGAAggtattaatttttcagatgAATTAGCAAGGGGAGTGATAATGATTGGGCTACCATTTcccaatatattttcagcTGAACTAATCGCcaaaagaaaattcattgaagaatcaaCAATTGCAAAAGGAGGAACAAAATCGCAGGCGATGGTGAATGCTAAAAATTTCTATGAAAACATCTGTATGAGAGCTGTCAATCAAAGTATTGGTAGAAGTATTAGACataaaaatgattattcaattatttatttatttgatcaAAGGTATGGACTGGATAAAATTCAGGATAAATTAAGTGGTTGGGTTAAACAGAAACTATTTACAAGAGGTAGATGTACTGATTTTAATCAGGTTATAAAAGAAACTCAGGATTTTTTCAGACAAAAATTATTAGGTTAG
- a CDS encoding DEHA2A02068p (no similarity) encodes MTDSQITRCSILPVKDINTSLHPYISGTANGCETYSDRGYIESVISIGSIATGQMFQSEEIKFVTQAYSSR; translated from the coding sequence ATGACTGACTCGCAAATAACTCGGTGCTCCATTTTGCCAGTCAAGGATATCAACACATCCCTACACCCATATATTAGTGGCACGGCAAATGGTTGTGAAACTTACTCCGATAGAGGATACATAGAATCGGTTATATCAATCGGCTCCATCGCTACAGGTCAAATGTTCCAGAGTGAAGAGATAAAATTTGTCACTCAAGCGTACAGCCTGCGATGA
- a CDS encoding DEHA2A02090p (similar to uniprot|P25379 Saccharomyces cerevisiae YCL064c CHA1 L-serine/L-threonine deaminase): MSLPVETLRDSQPFIKTSLVEVTKDLPNKPPCRVFLKNEYEQPCGSFKLRGISNLIYRSIQKAKKEKIDKTLYVFASSGGNAGLAAAYSARYFRIGCTVVLPTTSKPEIIEKLQSYGAKTIMHGKNINEADGYLKNMMRNIDLNIYPIYCHPFDNPLIWEGHSSLVDEVYQEQLSYNDSQKVKGIVCSVGGGGLYNGIMKGLEQNKTNKDTSLMLVETNQAPTLLETIKAGEVFTLDSVNSLATSLACSYLSEQSLDNYYNSKFKTYVDSIDDLDAIQGLIDFYSNSGVVVEPACGTALSLVYNRMDILTKHYTNLSPDDIIIVVACGGSCTNLEGVENFKKMLNTTCKL; the protein is encoded by the coding sequence ATGTCGTTACCAGTTGAAACATTGCGTGATTCGCAGCCATTTATCAAGACCTCTTTGGTGGAAGTTACTAAGGACTTGCCAAATAAACCGCCATGCCGtgttttcttgaagaatgaaTATGAACAACCATGTGGTAGTTTTAAATTGAGAGGCATTTCCAATTTGATTTACAGACTGATTCAAAAAGCCAAAAAGGAAAAGATTGACAAGACACTCTACGTGTTTGCATCAAGTGGAGGAAATGCCGGGTTGGCAGCAGCATACCTGGCGCGTTACTTTAGGATAGGATGCACCGTTGTTTTGCCAACCACATCAAAGCCAGAGATTATTGAGAAATTGCAGAGCTATGGGGCCAAGACTATTATGCACGggaaaaatattaatgaagcCGACGGATACTTGAAGAACATGATGAGAAACATAGACTTAAACATTTACCCAATCTATTGCCATCCATTTGACAATCCATTAATATGGGAGGGTCACTCGTCGTTAGTGGACGAAGTATACCAAGAACAATTATCCTATAACGACTCACAAAAAGTCAAAGGTATTGTGTGCTCTGTTGGTGGAGGCGGCCTTTATAACGGGATTATGAAGGGCCTTGAACAAAACAAAACAAACAAAGATACAAGCTTGATGCTTGTTGAGACTAACCAGGCTCCAACTTTGTTGGAAACAATCAAGGCTGGAGAAGTCTTTACATTAGATTCGGTCAACTCATTAGCCACCTCACTTGCATGCTCATACTTGTCTGAACAAAGTTTAGACAACTACTATAATTCTAAATTCAAGACTTATGTCGATTCGATCGACGACTTAGATGCCATTCAAGGcttaattgatttttataGTAATTCCGGTGTTGTTGTTGAGCCAGCTTGCGGTACTGCATTGTCATTAGTATACAATAGAATGGATATATTGACAAAGCATTATACTAATTTATCCCCCGAtgatatcattattgtCGTTGCTTGCGGGGGCTCATGCACGAATTTAGAGGGTGTTGAAAACTTCAAGAAGATGCTTAACACTACATGCAAGCTTTAG